The following coding sequences are from one Paenibacillus sp. FSL R5-0912 window:
- a CDS encoding class I SAM-dependent methyltransferase, which produces MPVQFLFRKNNGLKAVKEVPRMKQNKYDETSFFENYSRMPRSTGGLESAGEWGTFSTLLPDLQGQRILDLGCGFGWHCRYAREQGAVSVVGIDLSANMLERARAMTRDPKIEYLQLAIEDAAFGADEFDTVISSLAIHYVEDIASLCRQVYYCLKPGGAFVFSVEHPIFTALAAQDWHYGPEGGKQHWPVDNYHLEGPRQANFLDHAVTKYHRNTATYINTLIGSGFTLTRISELQPTAAMLENNAAWQEETRRPMFLLLSAVKN; this is translated from the coding sequence ATGCCAGTACAATTCCTGTTTCGAAAAAATAACGGGCTTAAAGCCGTTAAGGAGGTACCCCGCATGAAGCAAAACAAATATGATGAGACCAGCTTTTTTGAAAATTACAGCCGGATGCCGCGCTCCACAGGCGGACTTGAGTCCGCCGGAGAATGGGGAACCTTCAGCACGCTTCTGCCTGACCTGCAGGGTCAGCGGATACTGGATCTGGGCTGCGGCTTCGGCTGGCACTGCCGGTATGCCCGTGAGCAGGGGGCCGTATCTGTAGTGGGCATCGATCTTTCCGCGAATATGCTGGAGCGGGCCAGGGCGATGACCCGCGATCCGAAGATTGAATACCTCCAGCTGGCAATTGAAGATGCCGCTTTCGGTGCGGATGAATTCGATACAGTCATCAGTTCACTTGCCATTCACTATGTAGAAGACATCGCCAGCCTCTGCCGCCAGGTCTACTATTGCCTGAAGCCTGGCGGAGCCTTCGTGTTCTCGGTCGAGCATCCCATCTTCACCGCGCTCGCCGCGCAGGATTGGCATTACGGTCCTGAAGGCGGGAAGCAGCATTGGCCTGTTGACAATTATCATCTCGAAGGACCGAGGCAAGCCAATTTCCTTGATCATGCAGTCACGAAGTACCACCGTAATACCGCCACCTACATTAATACGCTGATCGGTTCCGGCTTCACCCTGACCCGGATCTCCGAGCTGCAGCCGACTGCAGCTATGCTGGAGAATAATGCTGCCTGGCAGGAGGAAACCCGGCGTCCGATGTTCCTGCTGCTGTCTGCGGTGAAGAATTAG
- a CDS encoding TIGR00266 family protein, which translates to MSAHEIDYAIMGEEIQCVEVQLDPGESVIAEAGSFMMMDPEITMETIFGDGSGNSRGGGGLMGMLKGAGKRLLTGESLFMTVFTHSGAYGRKSVTFAAPYPGKIIPLDLQQYGGKIICQKDSFLCAAKGVSIGIEFQRRLGAGFFGGEGFIMQKLEGDGLSFVHSGGHVLERTLQPGETIKLDTGCLVAMTSNVDYNIEMVKGVKTALFGGEGLFFATLRGPGKVWVQSLPFSRMADRILSAAGPSGRKEEGSILGGLGNLLDGK; encoded by the coding sequence ATGAGTGCTCACGAAATTGACTATGCGATTATGGGTGAGGAAATTCAGTGTGTGGAGGTGCAGCTCGACCCGGGGGAGAGCGTGATTGCCGAAGCGGGCAGCTTCATGATGATGGACCCGGAGATTACGATGGAGACGATCTTTGGTGACGGCAGCGGCAATTCGCGGGGCGGCGGCGGACTGATGGGCATGCTGAAGGGTGCAGGCAAACGGCTGCTGACCGGGGAGAGCCTGTTCATGACCGTCTTCACGCACAGCGGGGCATATGGACGGAAAAGCGTAACCTTTGCCGCCCCATACCCGGGCAAGATTATTCCGCTGGATCTTCAGCAATACGGCGGCAAAATCATCTGCCAGAAGGATTCCTTCCTCTGCGCAGCCAAAGGCGTGTCGATCGGCATTGAATTCCAGCGCAGGCTGGGGGCGGGCTTCTTCGGCGGCGAAGGCTTCATCATGCAAAAGCTCGAAGGTGACGGACTCTCCTTCGTTCACTCCGGAGGTCATGTGCTGGAGCGGACACTTCAGCCTGGAGAGACCATCAAGCTCGACACCGGCTGTCTCGTCGCCATGACATCCAATGTCGACTATAATATCGAGATGGTCAAAGGTGTGAAAACTGCGCTCTTCGGCGGCGAAGGCCTGTTCTTCGCCACCCTGCGCGGACCGGGCAAGGTGTGGGTGCAGTCGCTGCCGTTCAGCCGGATGGCTGACCGTATTCTGTCGGCTGCCGGACCTTCCGGGCGGAAGGAAGAGGGCAGTATCCTTGGCGGATTGGGCAATCTGCTGGACGGCAAGTAA
- a CDS encoding YitT family protein: MRKQDSGMSLPLRLAVILSGTLLLAFTYYHINYQNHLTEGGFVGLSLLGKYVLGISPSLSILILDIPVLLIAIIFKGKSFVVNTFISVAAFTVFYGLMERYSGWVIDLQGNLPLAALLSGVLTGLGAGMVLRGGGASGGDDILSLLISEWKGIKVGTVFILMDVIVLALSLFYMPLKETLYTVMAVVVAGYVITFTTSLGRPKLVKAPKIPSPLAKTQDGTVNVNNAM, encoded by the coding sequence ATGAGGAAACAAGACAGTGGCATGAGTTTGCCGCTCCGACTAGCTGTTATTTTGTCCGGAACACTATTGCTTGCATTTACGTATTATCACATTAATTATCAGAACCATTTGACCGAGGGCGGATTCGTAGGCTTGTCCCTGCTCGGCAAATATGTACTAGGGATTTCACCATCACTATCGATCCTGATCTTAGACATTCCAGTGCTCTTAATTGCAATTATCTTCAAAGGGAAATCGTTCGTTGTGAACACCTTCATTTCTGTAGCGGCCTTTACGGTATTCTACGGATTGATGGAACGTTATTCCGGATGGGTTATTGATCTGCAGGGTAACTTGCCGCTTGCGGCACTGTTGTCCGGTGTACTGACAGGTCTAGGAGCGGGAATGGTTCTGCGAGGCGGCGGAGCGAGCGGCGGTGATGATATTTTGTCGCTATTGATTAGTGAATGGAAGGGAATTAAGGTAGGAACCGTATTTATCCTGATGGATGTAATTGTACTGGCATTGTCCCTCTTCTATATGCCGTTAAAAGAGACCCTGTACACAGTGATGGCTGTAGTTGTGGCCGGATATGTGATTACTTTTACAACCTCTCTGGGCAGACCGAAGCTGGTCAAGGCTCCGAAGATTCCATCTCCACTAGCCAAGACTCAGGATGGCACGGTGAATGTGAACAATGCAATGTGA
- a CDS encoding Crp/Fnr family transcriptional regulator: protein MILHKGEVLFRQGDGGQNLYRVKSGLFKVTRLHENGNMVLFNLLYPGETVPHHSLISPKEAHGTAVAMMKSEVELIPAAEWYRELREDPEKVMEIALLLQEKVRFMQTRLDHLTVGTPGERMSLLIRWLNEYSHGAQLTDLLTQEEIGQLIGVRRETVNRLLRNQG from the coding sequence ATGATTCTGCACAAAGGGGAAGTCTTGTTCCGTCAGGGTGACGGCGGCCAGAACCTGTACCGGGTGAAAAGCGGACTATTCAAGGTGACAAGACTGCATGAGAACGGGAACATGGTGCTGTTCAACCTGCTGTATCCGGGTGAGACAGTTCCACATCATTCCCTCATTTCGCCGAAGGAGGCGCATGGAACAGCGGTGGCGATGATGAAAAGTGAGGTCGAGCTCATTCCCGCTGCGGAATGGTACCGGGAGCTGCGGGAGGACCCTGAGAAGGTGATGGAGATCGCGCTTCTGCTCCAGGAGAAGGTGCGGTTCATGCAGACACGGCTCGACCATCTCACGGTCGGAACGCCCGGGGAGCGCATGTCGCTGCTAATCCGCTGGCTGAACGAATACTCTCATGGCGCACAGTTGACAGATCTGCTGACACAGGAAGAGATCGGACAATTAATTGGTGTACGCCGGGAAACAGTCAACCGCTTATTGCGAAATCAGGGCTAA
- the tnpB gene encoding IS200/IS605 family element RNA-guided endonuclease TnpB, giving the protein MLVSAQEVSSKHLVHQAYKYRIYPNTEQQQLIRRMFGCCRFVFNYFLGAWNQSYAETGKGLSYHACATQLPGLKAQYDWLKEVDSIALQSAARHVADSFERFFKKQNQAPRFKSRKHPIQSYTTKFTNGNIAMEGSRLKLPKLGWIRFANSQKLEGRILSATVRKNASGKFFVSLVCEVQKNPLPQVDTPIGIDLGLKEYAVCSNGEHIANPRFYRQYENKLALWQRRMARRTPGGSNWKKAKQHIARIHERIANKRNDFLHKLTTRLIRENQTISIEHLRVANMIQNPKFSKSIADASWGEWVRQLTYKAKWYGRNLRIAETFEPTSQRCHVCGTIHPEVKNLSIREWTCTACGTIHDRDENAAHNIEQVAV; this is encoded by the coding sequence ATGCTCGTGTCTGCGCAGGAGGTTTCTTCGAAACACCTGGTTCATCAAGCCTATAAATATCGGATCTACCCCAATACAGAGCAACAGCAACTCATTCGTCGAATGTTTGGCTGCTGCCGTTTTGTGTTCAATTACTTCTTGGGAGCTTGGAATCAAAGCTATGCGGAAACGGGAAAAGGCTTGTCTTATCACGCTTGTGCAACACAACTCCCCGGTTTAAAAGCACAATACGACTGGCTGAAAGAAGTCGATAGCATCGCTTTGCAGTCGGCTGCTCGTCATGTGGCGGATAGCTTTGAGCGTTTTTTCAAGAAGCAAAATCAAGCGCCACGCTTCAAGAGCCGAAAGCATCCGATTCAAAGTTACACGACCAAATTCACCAACGGGAATATCGCCATGGAGGGCAGTCGCTTGAAGCTCCCAAAACTCGGCTGGATACGTTTTGCAAACTCCCAGAAGCTGGAAGGCCGGATATTGTCCGCTACCGTTCGTAAAAACGCCAGCGGGAAATTTTTCGTCTCGCTCGTTTGCGAAGTTCAAAAGAACCCTCTGCCCCAAGTGGATACACCTATTGGCATCGACTTAGGCTTGAAAGAATATGCAGTATGCTCAAACGGCGAACATATCGCCAATCCTCGCTTTTACCGTCAATACGAGAACAAGCTGGCGCTTTGGCAGCGGCGGATGGCTCGGCGTACTCCGGGCGGCTCCAACTGGAAGAAAGCAAAGCAGCATATCGCTCGTATTCACGAACGCATTGCCAATAAACGAAATGACTTCCTCCACAAGCTGACCACGAGACTGATTCGTGAAAACCAAACGATCAGTATCGAACATCTGCGTGTGGCGAATATGATTCAGAACCCCAAGTTTTCAAAATCCATTGCTGATGCGTCTTGGGGCGAGTGGGTGCGACAGCTGACGTATAAAGCGAAATGGTATGGACGAAATCTTCGGATCGCCGAAACGTTTGAGCCGACCAGTCAGCGTTGCCATGTGTGTGGCACGATCCACCCCGAGGTGAAGAACCTGTCCATTCGGGAATGGACGTGTACGGCCTGCGGGACGATCCATGACCGTGACGAAAACGCCGCTCACAATATTGAACAAGTAGCGGTTTAA
- a CDS encoding PTS fructose transporter subunit IIABC, which produces MKITDLMIQETMIMELKATTKEAAIDELIASLAASGRINDVKLFKDKILDREAQSSTGIGGGIAMPHAKTKAVNEATVVFAKSSAGLDFASLDEAPAHLFFMIAAPDGAGNMHLRTLAALSRLLIESEFIEQLMSAKTPAEVTHLFDAKQAEAEAQAEAEAKAAAEQEARKTAAPQAEPARMITGNPDSQSFVVAVTACPTGIAHTFMAEDALKKKAKEMGVNIRVETNGSEGAQNVLTADEIARASGVIIAADKNVEMDRFNGKPVLQRPVSDGIRKSEELIRIAVQGNAPIYRSSGRNEDGAASAKSGTIGSKIYKDLMNGISHMLPFVVGGGILLAISFLIEQVASVDNPLVKLLQTIGGGDGAFHFLIPILAGFIALSIGDRPALMPGMVGGIMALNANAGFLGGLAAGFLAGYVVIMLRKAFSGLPRTLDGLKPILLYPVFSLLITGAVMFYLFNPVFSWINEGMIDALNHLGTGNKILLGLVLGGMMAIDMGGPFNKAAYTFAIGVFTSSGNTNGLMMAAVMAGGMVPPLAIALATTFFKNKFTETERKSGLTNYVLGLSFITEGAIPFAAADPLRVLTSCIVGSAVAGGLTQLWNINVPAPHGGVFVAFLSSSALLFLLAVLIGSVISGLMLGLWKKPLALK; this is translated from the coding sequence ATGAAAATTACAGATTTGATGATACAGGAAACTATGATTATGGAGCTGAAGGCTACAACGAAGGAAGCGGCGATTGACGAACTGATTGCCAGCCTCGCAGCCAGCGGACGCATTAATGACGTGAAGCTGTTCAAAGACAAGATACTGGACCGTGAAGCCCAGTCCAGTACGGGAATCGGCGGAGGCATCGCTATGCCTCATGCCAAGACCAAAGCTGTGAATGAAGCAACGGTTGTGTTCGCCAAGAGCAGCGCCGGACTAGATTTTGCCTCACTGGATGAAGCGCCGGCTCATTTGTTCTTCATGATTGCAGCGCCGGACGGAGCTGGAAATATGCACCTGCGCACACTGGCTGCATTATCAAGGCTGCTCATTGAAAGCGAATTCATCGAGCAGCTCATGAGTGCCAAGACTCCTGCTGAAGTAACACACTTGTTCGATGCCAAGCAAGCTGAGGCGGAAGCTCAGGCGGAAGCGGAAGCTAAGGCAGCTGCGGAGCAAGAAGCCCGGAAGACAGCGGCGCCGCAGGCTGAACCTGCACGGATGATCACCGGGAACCCGGATTCGCAGAGCTTTGTTGTGGCTGTGACAGCATGTCCTACGGGAATTGCCCATACCTTCATGGCTGAGGATGCCCTGAAGAAGAAAGCCAAAGAGATGGGAGTTAACATCCGTGTAGAAACGAACGGTTCAGAAGGTGCGCAGAATGTGCTGACTGCGGATGAGATTGCCCGGGCGAGCGGAGTTATTATTGCTGCGGATAAGAACGTGGAGATGGACCGCTTCAACGGCAAGCCTGTACTTCAGCGTCCCGTAAGCGATGGAATCCGCAAGTCAGAGGAATTAATCCGCATCGCGGTCCAAGGCAATGCGCCAATCTACCGCAGCTCCGGCCGTAATGAGGATGGTGCCGCATCGGCGAAGTCCGGTACAATCGGAAGCAAAATTTATAAAGACCTGATGAATGGCATCTCCCACATGCTGCCGTTCGTAGTCGGCGGCGGGATTCTGCTGGCGATCTCCTTCCTGATTGAACAGGTAGCCAGTGTCGATAATCCGCTGGTGAAGCTGCTGCAGACGATTGGCGGAGGAGACGGGGCGTTCCACTTCCTGATTCCAATTCTGGCCGGATTTATCGCACTTAGCATCGGCGACCGCCCGGCGCTGATGCCTGGTATGGTCGGCGGTATCATGGCTCTAAATGCCAATGCGGGCTTCCTGGGCGGCCTGGCTGCCGGTTTCCTGGCCGGTTATGTGGTGATTATGCTCCGCAAAGCCTTCTCTGGCCTGCCGCGTACGCTTGACGGCCTGAAACCGATTCTGTTGTATCCGGTGTTCAGTTTGCTTATTACCGGCGCGGTCATGTTCTATCTGTTCAATCCGGTATTCAGCTGGATTAATGAAGGTATGATTGATGCGCTTAACCACCTGGGTACTGGCAACAAAATACTGCTGGGATTGGTGCTTGGCGGTATGATGGCTATCGATATGGGCGGTCCGTTCAATAAAGCAGCATACACCTTTGCTATCGGTGTGTTCACCTCAAGCGGCAATACAAACGGACTGATGATGGCTGCCGTCATGGCCGGAGGGATGGTGCCTCCGCTGGCGATTGCCCTTGCAACTACGTTCTTCAAGAATAAATTCACTGAAACTGAACGCAAATCCGGATTAACCAACTACGTGCTGGGCTTGTCGTTCATCACCGAAGGTGCCATTCCGTTTGCTGCAGCAGATCCGCTGCGGGTGCTCACTTCCTGTATCGTGGGTTCAGCCGTAGCCGGCGGACTGACCCAGCTGTGGAATATCAATGTACCTGCACCGCATGGAGGTGTGTTCGTAGCCTTCTTGTCCAGCAGCGCGCTGCTGTTCCTGCTGGCTGTGCTGATCGGCTCCGTTATTTCCGGGCTGATGCTGGGTCTCTGGAAGAAGCCGCTCGCATTGAAGTAA
- the pfkB gene encoding 1-phosphofructokinase, whose translation MIYTVTLNPSVDYIVEVEEFTLGGLNRMKRDMKLPGGKGINVSRVLKQLGVENTATGFLGGFTGGYIEQWLRQEMIASDFVHITDDTRINIKLKAGEETEINGAGPEISQPEIASLLHKLDALKQGDVVILSGSTPPSLGGDFYSRLIAVCKQKGAEFVIDTTGQALKDALPLGPLLVKPNHHELAELFGVQISTREEIITYGRKLLEAGARHVLVSMAGEGALFISEQGVYHAAAPAGQVKNSVGAGDSMIAGFVGNLSLTGDVLEAFRAGVASGSATAFSDDLADRQKIDQLRPLVVISQL comes from the coding sequence ATGATTTATACAGTGACACTTAATCCTTCCGTCGATTATATCGTGGAGGTTGAAGAGTTTACACTAGGCGGGTTAAACCGGATGAAGCGGGATATGAAGCTGCCTGGTGGGAAGGGAATCAATGTATCCCGCGTACTGAAGCAGCTGGGGGTCGAGAATACGGCAACCGGATTCCTTGGCGGTTTTACGGGCGGATATATTGAACAGTGGCTGCGTCAGGAGATGATTGCAAGTGATTTCGTTCACATAACAGATGATACCCGGATCAATATCAAGCTGAAAGCCGGGGAAGAGACGGAAATTAACGGAGCCGGACCGGAGATTTCGCAGCCTGAGATCGCTTCTCTGCTGCACAAGCTGGATGCCCTGAAGCAGGGTGATGTTGTTATTCTGTCGGGAAGTACTCCACCGTCACTTGGCGGAGATTTCTATAGCAGGCTGATCGCAGTATGCAAACAGAAGGGGGCAGAGTTTGTAATTGATACAACGGGACAGGCGCTGAAAGACGCGTTGCCTTTGGGACCGCTGCTTGTCAAACCGAATCACCATGAGCTGGCAGAGCTGTTCGGCGTTCAGATCAGCACCAGGGAGGAGATTATTACCTACGGACGCAAGCTGCTGGAAGCAGGGGCCAGGCATGTGCTGGTATCGATGGCCGGTGAAGGGGCATTGTTTATTTCGGAGCAAGGTGTCTACCATGCAGCTGCTCCTGCAGGGCAGGTGAAGAATTCAGTAGGTGCAGGAGATTCCATGATCGCCGGGTTTGTGGGGAACTTGTCGCTGACCGGAGATGTGCTGGAGGCATTCCGTGCCGGCGTCGCCTCAGGAAGCGCAACGGCATTCTCGGACGATCTGGCGGACAGACAGAAGATAGATCAGCTTCGGCCGCTCGTTGTAATTTCCCAGCTGTAA
- a CDS encoding DeoR/GlpR family DNA-binding transcription regulator produces the protein MFEEERKLSILQFIENHTRASVQELSQELSVSESTVRRDLKELEEARLLKRTHGGAVSLQSVNFEAAVPDKEDRFLDEKLRIARKAVEMIEEGDAILLDGGTTTLQIARALKSFRNLKVITNSIMALNELKDCRHIEVSITGGMLRPDTMAFVGPMTERSLDMVRVDKAFLGTNGLDIHEGITTPNMLEAATKRKMIAVAKQAILLADHSKIGQISFCKVADLQEMDHCILDTDTPDNFRRELEKMDVDYTLV, from the coding sequence ATGTTTGAAGAAGAACGGAAGCTGAGTATTCTGCAGTTTATTGAGAATCATACAAGAGCATCGGTTCAGGAGCTGAGCCAGGAGCTGTCCGTTTCAGAATCAACGGTCCGCCGCGATCTCAAGGAGCTTGAGGAAGCACGGCTGCTGAAACGTACGCATGGCGGGGCGGTATCCCTGCAGAGTGTGAACTTTGAAGCGGCTGTTCCGGATAAAGAAGACCGGTTCCTTGATGAGAAGCTGCGGATTGCCCGCAAGGCCGTGGAGATGATTGAGGAAGGCGATGCAATTCTTCTGGATGGCGGAACGACTACGCTGCAGATTGCCCGGGCGCTGAAATCCTTCCGTAATCTCAAGGTCATCACCAACTCGATTATGGCGCTTAATGAGCTGAAGGATTGCCGCCATATCGAAGTCTCGATTACAGGCGGAATGCTGCGGCCGGACACGATGGCTTTTGTCGGACCGATGACAGAACGCTCACTGGATATGGTTCGGGTAGACAAAGCCTTCCTTGGAACCAACGGGCTGGATATACATGAAGGCATCACGACTCCCAATATGCTGGAGGCTGCAACCAAGCGCAAAATGATTGCTGTCGCAAAGCAAGCCATTCTGCTCGCAGACCATAGCAAGATCGGGCAAATCTCCTTTTGTAAAGTCGCGGATCTGCAGGAGATGGATCACTGCATTCTTGATACGGATACGCCGGATAACTTCCGCCGGGAGCTGGAGAAGATGGACGTTGATTATACATTGGTGTGA
- a CDS encoding general stress protein → MPTLVLGIFGHRTDAALAIGEMKENGINSKNISAVTKQKNTLEIISHDTGIGTAQTGEGNEGLFGTARGLGVGLDMLADTAVAAGPAARKLAGADIETDGLTVSLIGIGILQEDAEAYARHVELEHIIVIVFLDEEEQREKVDSIFAKHQVLPLKIS, encoded by the coding sequence ATGCCTACATTGGTACTCGGGATTTTTGGCCATCGGACCGATGCTGCACTGGCGATTGGGGAAATGAAAGAGAATGGAATCAATTCGAAGAATATATCTGCAGTAACCAAGCAGAAAAATACGCTGGAGATCATCAGCCACGATACCGGAATTGGTACTGCGCAGACCGGGGAAGGCAATGAGGGATTATTCGGTACAGCCCGCGGGTTAGGAGTTGGACTCGACATGCTGGCCGATACTGCTGTGGCTGCGGGTCCGGCTGCACGCAAACTGGCTGGAGCGGATATTGAAACGGATGGTCTTACTGTAAGTCTGATCGGTATTGGCATTCTGCAGGAGGATGCGGAGGCTTATGCCAGGCATGTAGAGCTGGAGCATATTATAGTCATTGTTTTCCTTGATGAGGAGGAGCAGCGAGAGAAGGTGGACTCTATATTCGCGAAGCATCAGGTTCTGCCTTTGAAGATTTCTTAA
- a CDS encoding AI-2E family transporter: MLQSKYFRTSLAIIAFLTILYLGSKVIFLFTPLVSIFNLLLVPMMLSGFMFYLLRPLVNFLETKKLGRALSILLIYLVFIGLFVLFWVLVWPTLREQIQNFIDNTPYLVEGLQNQFNKLQNDPSLSRFFKGDTDLATRLSGYLNDAITWVTNSMSNLIGVISSIVVVIATLPIILYYMLKDGHKLSPILQGLIPRKFRKEGQDMLKDIDSALSGFIVTRVLLNVVLGIILYIGFLVIGLPYSLLLAVISIPLNFIPYVGSLLAAIPVIIVGFIESPSMALWSLVIIVVAQQIQDNVLSPIIYGKSLDVHPLTTVVLVLIGGDFFGIIGVLIALPVYMILKILFLRIYEIIIAEREDDPGGPGPIAPEGIEVEIVKEEQL; this comes from the coding sequence GTGCTTCAAAGCAAATATTTCCGGACAAGCCTGGCCATTATCGCCTTTTTGACGATATTGTATCTGGGTTCCAAAGTTATCTTCTTATTCACGCCTCTCGTGTCCATCTTTAATCTTCTGCTTGTGCCAATGATGCTGTCGGGCTTCATGTTTTATCTGCTTCGCCCGCTCGTCAACTTTCTGGAGACCAAAAAACTTGGACGCGCACTCTCGATTCTCCTAATCTATCTCGTCTTTATCGGATTGTTCGTCCTGTTCTGGGTGCTGGTCTGGCCGACATTGCGCGAGCAAATCCAGAATTTCATTGACAACACGCCGTATCTGGTAGAGGGACTGCAGAATCAGTTCAACAAGCTGCAGAATGATCCGTCATTATCCCGTTTTTTCAAGGGCGATACCGATCTGGCTACCCGGCTCTCCGGGTACTTGAATGACGCTATTACCTGGGTGACCAATTCCATGTCCAATCTGATCGGTGTCATCTCCAGCATCGTAGTAGTCATCGCCACGCTGCCGATTATTCTCTATTACATGCTGAAGGATGGACATAAGCTGTCTCCGATTCTTCAGGGCCTGATACCGAGAAAGTTCCGCAAGGAAGGCCAGGATATGCTGAAGGATATCGACAGTGCGCTAAGCGGCTTCATCGTTACGCGCGTCCTGCTGAATGTGGTGCTGGGCATTATTCTCTACATCGGATTTCTGGTAATCGGCCTGCCTTATTCCCTGTTGCTGGCCGTCATATCCATTCCGCTTAACTTCATTCCGTATGTCGGCTCGCTGCTAGCGGCAATCCCGGTTATTATCGTAGGATTCATTGAATCACCTTCGATGGCGCTCTGGTCTCTGGTCATCATCGTCGTTGCCCAGCAGATTCAGGATAATGTTCTGTCACCGATTATCTACGGTAAATCCCTGGATGTACATCCGCTGACAACCGTTGTGCTTGTCCTGATAGGCGGCGACTTCTTCGGCATTATCGGTGTGCTCATTGCGCTGCCTGTATATATGATTCTCAAAATCCTCTTCTTGCGAATTTATGAAATCATTATCGCTGAGCGTGAGGATGATCCGGGCGGTCCCGGGCCTATAGCACCGGAAGGGATTGAGGTCGAGATAGTTAAGGAAGAGCAGTTGTAG
- the ung gene encoding uracil-DNA glycosylase — translation MFGNDWDEVLQEETHKPYFEELRYALAREYKQYTVYPPKDKLFSALKLTPYSKTRVVILGQDPYHGAGQAHGLSFSVEPGVRIPPSLRNIYTELHNDLGVPVPNHGSLLHWAEEGVLMLNAVLTVREGQPNSHKGLGWETFTDAIMEKLNERTEPMVFILWGSHAQLKGASIDRSRHKVIQSPHPSPFSAHRGFLGSHPFSQANSYLESHGLTGIDWSIPNV, via the coding sequence ATGTTTGGCAATGATTGGGATGAGGTACTGCAGGAAGAAACGCATAAGCCCTATTTTGAAGAGCTGCGTTATGCGCTGGCACGTGAATATAAGCAATATACAGTCTATCCGCCAAAAGACAAGCTGTTCTCAGCGCTGAAGCTGACGCCTTACAGCAAGACCCGGGTGGTCATTCTGGGTCAGGACCCGTATCATGGGGCGGGACAAGCTCATGGCCTGAGTTTCTCGGTCGAGCCGGGAGTGCGGATTCCTCCGTCACTGCGCAATATTTATACCGAGCTGCATAATGATCTGGGCGTACCTGTGCCGAACCATGGTTCTCTGCTCCACTGGGCAGAAGAAGGGGTGCTGATGCTTAACGCAGTGCTGACCGTACGTGAAGGCCAGCCGAACTCGCATAAAGGCCTGGGCTGGGAGACGTTTACAGATGCCATCATGGAGAAGCTGAATGAACGGACAGAACCGATGGTGTTCATCCTGTGGGGCAGTCATGCCCAGCTCAAAGGGGCTTCGATTGACCGCAGCAGGCATAAGGTTATTCAATCTCCGCATCCAAGTCCGTTCTCGGCCCACCGCGGATTTCTCGGCAGCCATCCGTTCTCACAGGCTAACTCCTATCTGGAGTCGCACGGGCTTACAGGAATCGATTGGTCCATACCGAATGTATAA
- the rnhA gene encoding ribonuclease H — protein MAKQKYYVVWEGKQPGVYSTWAECQAQTDHYTGAKYKSYESKAAADTAYKAGWKGNWGTGPTSSGAGAKSKTANSWSRSASVETSEEIDYDSISVDVGTRGNPGPVEYKGVDTQTGDIIFSCGPISKGTNNLGEFLAIVHALALLKKEGSSRTVYTDSVNAMKWVKQKKVATTLPRDASTAEIWTLIDRAESWLRNHTYENKVLKWQTKVWGEIKADYGRK, from the coding sequence ATGGCTAAGCAGAAATACTATGTGGTGTGGGAAGGCAAGCAGCCGGGAGTGTACAGCACTTGGGCAGAATGCCAGGCGCAGACCGATCACTATACCGGAGCGAAATATAAATCCTATGAGAGCAAAGCGGCGGCGGATACGGCCTATAAGGCGGGCTGGAAAGGCAACTGGGGAACAGGACCTACATCATCCGGCGCAGGTGCCAAGAGTAAAACGGCAAACAGCTGGAGCCGCAGTGCCTCGGTAGAAACGTCAGAGGAGATTGATTATGACAGCATCTCTGTAGATGTCGGCACCCGCGGCAATCCCGGACCGGTAGAATACAAAGGCGTAGACACGCAGACCGGTGACATTATTTTTTCCTGCGGTCCAATCAGTAAGGGAACGAATAACCTCGGGGAATTTCTGGCGATTGTCCATGCGCTGGCTCTGCTTAAGAAGGAAGGCAGCAGCCGTACGGTCTATACCGACTCCGTGAATGCTATGAAGTGGGTGAAGCAGAAGAAGGTCGCTACTACCTTGCCCCGGGATGCTTCCACAGCGGAAATCTGGACGCTGATTGACCGGGCGGAGAGCTGGCTGCGCAACCATACATATGAGAATAAGGTGCTGAAATGGCAGACTAAGGTGTGGGGCGAGATCAAAGCAGATTACGGGCGCAAATAA